The genomic stretch AAAGGACGCTACCGATGCccaagctgagctgagaaggattCTCGACCGTGAAGAGAGGGTTGGAGAATATGCTCATTGCAAGTCTTGGAGAAAGGCTCTCGAGGAGATCCGTGCCAGGCATTTTGTTCTCTCGGAAAAGTTGGTGCGAGCGAGGGCGGAAGAGCGTAATGCTCAGTTACTTCTGTCCGACCTTGAAGAAAGTGAAGATAAGGATGGCAGGCCGTAGCCCCCAGGGGGTGTGGATTTTGCCATTTGTATGTAGCATTTTCAAAgaatgtttgtagatggagattgcATTTTCTTCTTatatgtgtataaaagaaaaccttgcggctttatttcttttgtatcccTTTCTGTCTTGAATTTGGCCAggtgaactggtctttgagttggtatgAATCCTTAGAGtcgtgatatggccctggggTTCATTAGGTTGGCatgtaggctcttacgcgcttggtcgatgtgaccttttatgtgggctggcgacaatggctcttacgccttgggctgATGCGGCCTTTTTTTAGTATAGGCTGgtaacaatggctcttacgccttgctcttaggcatatttagttaactatcttgggttcagtctccgagtcgggttacgactcgagctcgttcgaccctcaagttttgtatttatgtgggctggcgatagtggctcttatgccttgggtcgaagcgactttttatgtgtgtggccctaaggctcattaagctggcgacaatggctcttacgctttgcgtCGAAGAGtccttttatgtaggctttattttttccTCGATAAGGATATTTTGAAATAGTGTTTGCTCGACTCTTCGATGGCTGAAAAAACCTCGATTGCGAATCGTTATATGGCAATGaacgagcacctcgggaggtttggctcagaatttgagtatctcgaagccgatgtttagaagctgacatggtcgaagccctTTTTCCTGTATCGGGGGTAGCCTATTTAagtggttcttttcgaagtagatttgaagtaattgaaggcctgtgattttgtagtgACAGTCGGACATCCCCGAGTTGCATTAGTTCAGTTGGTACACCCGTGTGACCAGAGTCATTTGTGTTCGtccggagcctttgagtcccgagtgaagtagtttcagcatctatatcgggggtatgcctttttaggggtcttacaagttcgatatatagccgaaactttgagatcaggtttatgcctttagtaaggtcttacaagttttacatgcctttgaggtcttacagttttggatacttggtacaagtattgttcatgccttgcttgaggtcttatagttattgttcatgccttgcttgaggacTTACaggtattgttcatgccttgcttgaggtcttacagatattgttcatgccttgcttaaggtcttacaagaccgagtctgcccactcagggtcttatggcctcgggttttttaatgattggcgacagtccccgagtcatcaagGGTATATTGGCTCGGAAGCCGTTACTTGTAAACTTAGCATTACCTCATTaagggcttacgatttcggagATTCCGACCCTAAAGTCGTGcatttttttgagattttgacgccagtccccgagtattcggggcaCTTTCAGCATTGGAGACATTTTgcgattttcatgttgccttaTTTAGGGCTTATGAGCTTGAAGTCCCCACCCGGAGGTTgttcaggtgttgaattgttgacgccagtccccgagtgttcgagacGTTTTCGATGGAGAAGTCATTTTTGCGGAGGTGCCGATCTTCTTTTGGAGTGTgggatgctttgataaaagatattcttcaattacttggtacaagtgtacatgttttcaCCATCGGGGGCCCAGCTATACGGACATGgctcgttcgaccgtttggcttGGTACATCATTCTCTTATTGGGTCCCTATTTGGTGTTTCTTGGCTTTTCCGAGCGAATGGCCTTCCGGGGGGGATGCCCcctagtgttcgaggttgattgtgaAAGAAGCCTcaaatacttgttgagtcttccttaggtagcatgtggatattgcctcgttaaaaaccttgccggtaaaacccttttcgggataaaaacccaGCCAAAGGAGAAGAGTACAACacatgcttttgaaacctaagCCCTTTGGACTGGGAAGAGCTTCGGTTGTTTCGACCAGATACCTGCATTACGGTTAGTATAAAATGCCACTAAAGAAAGGGAGACGGACATACCTTAGTGTAAATGGCACTTCAGATCTTGGTGTGACTCATTCGTTTATTAcgaggactcggtatggtccttTGTTTTGTTAAGTCGGGCTTAGCCAGGAATGTAGCTTGTCATCGCTATTTTATTGTTTGCATATCCTTTGCCTCCTTCGGTGGTGGAGGTACTTGCGCTGGCGCTATGTCATGCACCACAAACATTTCCTTTTCCGCATGCTGCTCCCCGTAGATAGTTTTTATtccatcctttgttgggaatttcatcatttgatggagggtggatgacACTGCTATCATGCAGCGTATCCACAACCTTCTGAGCAAGGCGTTGTATCTTATGTCTCCATCGAtaacatggaatttggcattctTGGTCGTGCCGACCACGTTGATTGGATGGAtaatttctcctttcgttgtttcacttgccatgttgaatccattgaggactcaagtggcgggcacgatttggtcaagcagtccgagctgttttaccaccctcgacctgataatgttggctgagctacctagatctacgagtacacattttatttgataagaaattacaaggaaagagattaccagtgcgtcattatggggttgagacaaggtcttggTGTCCTCTTCGTTGAATGTGAGGGCATATACCCCCGGGTTTTCTTTTCTCtgatgatggatatttttgtctttctcatcacgggttcctgTGGGGCATCGATACCTCCTAAAATCATATGGATGAcgtgttgttgctcatttttttCGTTCTTtttggccgcctctctttcttGGAACTGATTTTGGCCCGGTCGCTTaagaattctcggaggtgacctttattGAGCTGTCAGGATACTTCCTCtaggagttggtggcaatcctcggtcctgtggccgtgcgtgttgtgaaaatCACACAccaagttatgattcctttgtgaaggatctgattgtataggcctgggccacctggcatctctgattttactaTTGGTGAACACGATGTCTAACACATCGACATTGAATTTGTACTTTGATAAGCAAGGTGCCTCCGTTGGCTCTGCATTCCTATCGAACCCAACTTTGTTGATGAGTCTCCGAAGATTCTGTCCTCGATCTATCCTTTGATCGTTACGAGGTAGGTTGCGCCTTGAGGCGTTCCttctatcttcggtgtatggttgatatctttctttgtttggctttggctccttcgccaaGAGCCTGCTTAGGTATACTGAGCAtgagggggctcccagctggtcatccttgaccctgatttttgactggtatcggttgtggacgtttGACCAGGTCACGACAGGATATTCGACCAGGTTCTctttcagctgcttcgaagccactGAGCTCCGTTCAtttagaccttgagtgaaggcttgcaCCGCCCAATCATCAGAGACCAGTGGTAAATCCATTCGTTCtgtttggaagcgagatacgaactctcgcaacattttgttctccctctgcttgatcttgaacatgtcagatttccttgtcgctactttgatggcatCGGCATGTGCCTTTAAGAAAgagtctgccagcatggcaaatgagtctatggagttgggaactaggttgtgataccacatcatggcccccttcgagagtgtttccccgaacttcttcagtaagtcggactcgatctcgtcgtcttttATGTCATTGACCTTCACTatgcaagtgtaagcagtaacgtgcttATTAGGGTTTGAGGTCCCGTTGTGTTTGGGAGTTCTGTCATTCTAAACCTCTTTGggatgggtttcggggccgcttcctctgggaacgacctttgtatgaacttcttcgaatccacacctttcaggaccgggggtgcacccggaatttgatcgacgctggagttgtaggtttcgacctttttgtcgttggcttctatcattttcttacCTGATTTGATCCTCCTGGTGAGGTACTCGAGAATTTTTATGATGACAGGGTCAGctatcgacccgttattgcttgatctctccggtacctgtttGGCTGAGGGAGCCGTCCCCGGTGCTACCATGCTAGGAGTCTTCTGGTGAATTTGCAGCTGAGCAATGGCTAGCTATTGTTCCTGCAACATTTCACAAATAACATAAAGGCTAACCTCACATTCTTCCCTAGTCGAGGTTTTCTAAGCTTCTTGCGGATCCCCTTGGCGTACGCTCTtgtcagtgtgggagcttatgttAATGTGTTGGGTGTCGTgtgagaccgcgtccacgggGATTGGTTTTGGTGCATTCCCAGGGTTTTCAtggtggcacaccaacacctTGAACACCCATACTGTTTTCTCCGTGGTCCTCGAGATTGTTGTTTCCACCTctatttactgagttagacattttgacctgaaatcgaagatctttgGACAATAAAAAGCGTGAAAGACAACTTGCGTTTTGTAgctaaaccaacaagaaaataatcactattatttttagccctacagtgggtgccaaactatttaccgtgaaaatggtaataacaattaaatttgattatgggattctaaaaatacgtgatttgtttttatgctagttgttaagcagttgatgttaTCTGTGAAGTTTAGAAATGAGATAAGAGAAATGTTCGAAgggataaccaaaccgataggccaATTATCGGgacctcgagcttgtcgattcgggggccttgaggtcgattccggagctcgaCTATGAGCTATTGAAGGCAATCGAAGTGTGGCTAatagttataataaaattaatggaggctctttatggacaatgatgagaaaatatgaagataataaatgaaggcaataatatcgagagagtatgttagagagcaaatagaatgttcttgtatatttcgtgtggagcgaCTGAAGCAACAGAGAGTTCTAAAATGATAAAGATCTCCTTTATATATGAGGTGAATCCTaatatagtacaaaatgcattaattataaAGATAAAGTGATGGGACAACTACATGACACCATGATTCAGGGCTAGGATAGTCTACTAGGCTCTGTCTGCCCTTGCTGCGTACTTTGGGAACTCCCTATTTCTATTACAACCGTGGTCAACATTGTCCTTAGGCCAAGCATCGATGAACCTCGGGGGAGGAAACTCGACCATAGCCTTGCAGCCTCAAGCCTTCAAGAGGATTATGTGGGGCGCCTCGATGATGAGGAATTAGACCCTCCGATTTCCCTGTATACAAGTTGGCATCCTCTCCTTCTTCCTCGTCATCCCGAAGTTGTTGGACCACGTCAGTGGATAGGGATGCAAGATTAGCCCTAGGCTTTCGAGCCCTATTTTTCTTGGGCTTCGGGGAACTTGGTGGCGAAgccctttttctttttatctcttTGGTTGGCTTCAGGATTTCCTCTTCACTGGGCGGAGGCAGCCTCATAAAAACAATGTCTCTGAGGCCTGTGTAAGGGTAAAGTAAGTATTTTACAGAGAAACGTCAACATATGAACAAAGGAACTCACCATGGTTTTTAGCTTCCCACCGACTATTGGCCAAATCACGCTAACAGGGTTCAGCATGTGAAGAAGTGGAGGCCAGTTGTCGAACCCAATCTTTGAGGTCTGGAATCGCACCAGGAAACCAAGGGGAAGCTGCACCATCAAAAAGAAATTAGACCGAAGAAGTGTAGAGTAAGCAGAGTAGTAAGCACCATCGATAGGGTTGCACTTTTGTTTCATGTTCCATTCCTTGGGGAATGACATCCTTTCGGCAGGAATTAGGTCGGAGGTCTTGATTCGGACAAATCCACCCATCCATCCTCAGTCCTTGTCCTCATCGATACTGGAAAATAACACCTTCGAGGATCGACGCTGGAGCTGTATCAATCCACCTCGATAGAGGCGAGGACTATATAGCCTGATCAGATGGTTGAGGGTAAAAGACATCCCCTCAGCCTTGCTCAAAAAATACATGAGCAAATTGACAATGCGCCAGAAAGAAGGGTAGATCTGGCCAAGGGTCACCCGATATTGGTGACAGAAATTGAGAATAACTGGGTCTATGGGACCCATCATGAAAGGATAAGTATACACACTTAAGTATCTTTCCACATGGGTGGCGATGTCCTCCTCAGGGAAGGAATCGCCACCTCCTTATCCTCCCAATTGCAGTCCTTTTTCACCTGCTCGAGATCATCTTCAGTTATCGAGCAGAAGTATCGGAACATGGGCTCGCATCGACCTGGAATTGATGTAGGCTTATCAATTTTGAAATAGAAAGATAGCTCACATGGACCAAGAATGAACTCATCGATACAAGGTGCCACCGTCATTCTACCACTGGCCGACCACGACTATGAGGAGGCTTTTTCTTTCTAAGGAACCGTTTTAGATATTTTAGCCATCACTGTTGTGAAACTCAAGAGAAGAGAAGAAGTTGGTATTGTGACAaccacaaattaaagaaaatgatggactcaaagaagatgaagaagctaGTAAAGATTTGGGAAAGGTTTGAGAAGTAAAGATTGCAAAGGTTGTGAAATTGGCCTATTTATAGTGGCCGCTTCAACGGTTTGAGGAAGCCAATGACCGACCATCAGCTGCCTTCAACTAATGACCTTGGGAACTATGCAGACGCGACCTTTCAATCACTTTTACCGCTGATGTCACGGGATTGACATCATGATCGAGGCATCAGAGGATCGAGGATCAAATtgtttcttatcatcttactctaagaaatacgaggactatctgtatacagttgAAATCAGATATGTCCGATTCCGTAGGCTCGAGGGGTCGCTTCATGAAAAAGTTCGAAATAGACCGGGATTGAGCCCGATGACGGAGTACAAGACTCAAGGATCTAAGAGCTTGATGAACACCAATGCCAAGTATGACCAACCTTGAGATAATACCATTATGGTTTCATAACTTAAAGAGCGAGATTCCCGCAATAGTCCTAAGACCATGGCGTAAAGTTCGGAAGGatttgtactaggcggttagacatcTGTATAATAAGATTTCCTGCTacaattagaagtgtaccttatttaggattcccctactatataaaggggatcccaatcatttgtaacgcATCATTCATTGACAAGAGAATATACATACATCACTTTCTAGCTTACTGTTCATCTGAATTgccttattattattttattgttcttATTCACCTACCTTGAGGTTGCCATAGCTCGAGGTCGAGACTTGCTTACACAATAGTTTGATTTACCTTACTCTTTAAGTTATACATTTGATTCCTCGTGTATCAGTTAGTAttggattaaatcacatatccttaaaatcacaatataagtttaattgttactcggatTTTAGGGTAAACATGGTTAGAGAAAAAAATTCACTCATTCAATTAATTAAATTGATGTACTCTGGCAtgcatttttttcttttataggcCATTCATAGTTAGGGACACTTAATTACAATGATTTAAATGAACTGTTTAGGGTTTAGAGATTTTCCTATGTACTTTGTGAATTATCCGGATTTGTCCTTGAACATTATGAATGACAAAATTTGTCGTTTATGCTGTTGTTAGGCTTGAAGGGCAAAATTAAGACATTTTGGTAACATTGAAGGTAAAAATAAGATATATTTTTAACGGAGTAAATTTGTTCTAAATCGTATATTCCACGGAAAATTTGGACCTTTGCCCAAAGAAAAATAGAACTTGAGAGGATTAACAGGACGTGATACTTGAGTTAAAATTGTTACTTTTTGTTTACTAAGTTGTTTATTATAACAAATAACAAAAGAGTAAGAAGTTGTGCGTTCAAGACCCCAACATGCTACGTCAGGCTCAAGCTAAAGATTAACATTTGATAGTAAAATTTATTGAAATTACAATATTAATCGTTCAAGCTCTCACTATTAAGGATTATATTTATCCTTGTACAGACATAAAATTTGTTGTGTCTAATCCAAATAAAATTGAGCTTCTGACATACGTGGCCACTCAGCCAAAACATATATCAGTCCATGGCCCATAGTTTACATTACAATTTGTAGCCAAAAATAAATAACATATGCTAACCATTCTAACCAACAAATAGTTTTAAGCATCCCTTTGTCCCTCCTTCACTAGTCCTTTCCTTCTAACCAACATTAACAATTGCCTGATTTTTAGAAACATAATTTGTTAAATTtagaaaaaaacaaatgaaagtaTTTCAAAACATAGTAAAGATAAATTTGCAATGAGAAATTACTATTTTGATGCACCTAACATAGAAAAATTAAAGGACCTATAACTCTTCCTCATTGGAAGCCTTAGCCATTATTGATCACATTAACCACCCATCAATACTCACTGTGTATTTCCAACAATCACTAACACCCACACTCAAATTATTAACCCTAACTCTAACTCCCCTGATTTTGATTGAACCACAACAGGTATTTCACTCCCAAATTAAACGACCAGTACCAGAAACAAAGATTCAAGGTAGAGGGGAACGTGCGCcatgaagaaaaaagaagaatgaggtgaataaaaaaaatgaaaatttcaaagCACCTGGATAAGTGGATGGGTGAAAATACATACCAGATGCATGGGGAAATCGAGCAGTTGGGTGTGAATCATTCGAGCAAGGTGAGTTGAGTGTGCAAGCCTTTCTATTTTGTCTTTCTGTGTTTTTTCTTTTGACATTTGCTTTCGTTGTTTTGAGTAGATAGACAGAAATGAGAGAGAAGAAGAGTAGGGTTTAATACCTAAGGGTTCTGCGGTAAAATTACCATTGCAAAACATATTCTGCGATCTCATATGTGTTTTGCGATGGATTAGTACTTGGGAGGTGTGCAACAAATGTGCGACCCATATAGGCTATCAGTTTAGCGGAAGGTGTTGGGGCTccccacttgctccggagttgcctactTGGGCAGTATGCTTtgtacatgtattgattggtatggcgggcccCTGTCCTGGcgtttatgacatttatgtacttttagaggcttgtagacatttGTCATATATATGGATGATTGTaaggccttgttggcctatgttttgagcGTACAGATGATTATTTCGGtcttataggctcgtatgtcacatgtataactTTGTATACcatgttgggtcgtcctatgtctagtatttccttatgttttattctggtttACTCACGACGGCACTTCTTGCCCACTTACccatgttggtactcggttaagtaaggcaCCAGGTGTCCATTGCGGTCCtacagtttgggtcgtgacatggtaATCGACCCGTTCTAGCTATATAGGTTCCTTTCATGCTTTTAATTGAGTTGCCATAATATGTTATATTCATCATCATTAGTCTATCTGCACATACTTCACTTGTCATCGTTAATACTTGTCTTAACATTTAATTGCTAATTGTCTTTACatgtttagttgaagttattgttcTGTCTATTCCTTATTCATTATTTAACCGATGAGTTCCTTACTTGAAATCATTATTTCTTGGAATATCCTATTGTTGAATTGGGTATTGAGTACAAAGGCTGTGATTCACATTGAGGCAAAGTTGTAAATTGTCGAAACACTATTCTTGTTGAGTTATTCATTCTCGGTTTTTATTGTTGAGACTCTTGTACATATTGAGGTTCAGCCATGAGCTATCTATTATTTAAACACCATTATTGTTGACTCCtttggcaagttgtgatattgggcacttgaggtgcgatttgtgatgcattgtgatattgatacgtaTGCGGTGGTATAAGGATTGAGGTTAAAATGCATgcagtgagataaggtgggcttgatatgCGTGTTGCTAGTAGGAGAACTACTTGAATCCACACAGTATGATAAGGTGTGCTAAAACGCGGGAAGCTATTTTGGAAAAAATGATTGTGAAAAATAAATGCAAGGCTCCcccggtgatataaggaaagattgtgatttgTTTTGTGTTATGAAACTACGAGGCGATACCTCGGTAGTGGTTTTTGTTAATACTTTTCCATTACATCACTTGTGTTTTGGTTGCTTTGTTTCCTTAGAATATTATTCCTTGTTTTCTTCCGTGATTCCTTATTTGTCTTATTTCAGTGTAACTATTCTTGGTATATTTCTTCATAGTTTCATTTCCACTGTTTATTATTATAACACTGTCATATGCCTATTCAGTTTATTTATTCCAGTAGGGCCTTAACCTGACcttgtcactactctaccgaggttaggcttgacacttacggGGTACCATTATGGtatactcatgctacgcttctgcacatctttgtgtgcagatccaggtacctcttacTAGCCCAGATACTAGTGAGTCGAGTTTGGATTTGGATATTTCAGGGTATACCTGCCGGCACCCGCAGGCCTTAGAGTCACCCTCTATCTAGTTCTACTTTATTTTCCCTATT from Nicotiana sylvestris chromosome 12, ASM39365v2, whole genome shotgun sequence encodes the following:
- the LOC138883063 gene encoding uncharacterized protein, encoding MASETTKGEIIHPINVVGTTKNAKFHVIDGDIRYNALLRRLWIRCMIAVSSTLHQMMKFPTKDGIKTIYGEQHAEKEMFVVHDIAPAQVPPPPKEAKDMQTIK